The segment TTGATTTTACTCTTAAAAGTTGCTTTCCctttgcatattaaaaaaaaaaaactgtttaggATGTTAAGTTCATCTGATTTCATATGGTTGCTTCGGGAGCAAAAAGTATCCTATTTCAGATAGTTCATGAAATTTGTTATTTCTGAATCTCTTTTAgagaatacaaaaaaacctctccagaatgttatgaaatattctttattttcagtgATTTACTTTATCCAtagtttttgaaaatgttttgtatGTACATTTGTGCAATGCTAGTTAGAATACTCAAATTTAGTTAAATTGAAAGAATTATAAAAGTTGATCCATATATCTTCCCTACTTAGATCAGAAATAGGATACATAATATATCCAAATATTTTAGTAAAGAAAAACTTACTGCCATTTTAGGCAGTTTCTTTTACCAATATCTTCCATATGGATGTAGATGAAAATGTGGACACTATACAACACCTTATGATTAAAGGAAGGGCATGCTGGAAAGAATACAGTGTATTGTGTATTTTTGATGACAGTCCAAATACACAAAGATGTTTTGATAGGCTTGGGTGATGGGTGAatactaaaactataaaactggacacctataaattatatatgtaggAACCTGTGTTTTcataaaaaaagacataaaaaatgttttcagcaCTAAATAACAGAAACCAGTGTGAAAACGTCTTTTTAGCTTCACATGTGAATAATTCAATTTCAGATCACAGTGTTCTCAAAGTTGCTTTGAAAGTTCATGAAATGTATAAGTGCACTGACAGAAATAGAATAAGGAATGCAGGGTAACAGCTCTCATTGTATAACTGTCTGCAATGTTTAACAATAATAGACAGGAAGAGCATAGTGAGACAAAAATTGGAAAGGAGGGACTCAGTGACAACTTGGCAAGGGTGTTTATGgagaaatctaaatttaaaaaaatgaatgaccaAGCCACATTGTCTTGTCCTCTCAGTTTAGAAAATacaataatattttatcttatctgcatttccataattatttttcttcttttccaattacGGTATAATGGATTTAGAATCCTTGGAGTCTAATTCTGGATCTTCCATGAGTTATATATGAGAAATTcaacaagttacttaatctctctgaatcATAATTTCAtcatctatgaaatagaaatattattCCTATCTTATATATACGActctgttattgtttagtcactcagtcgtgttccattctttgtgaccctatggactgtagcccaccaggctcctctgccagtgggatttcccaggcaagaatactggagtgggttgccatttccttctccagaggatcttcccttaTCAGACTCTATTAGGGCTTAACTCGAGAATGGTCATAAAAATTCTCTGTAAACTATAAACATgcctcattttttccttttcttttctctactctgttttccttccctttccttttttttttttccttcatcagtTTTCAAGGCTTCTACTCTCTTTGTCACTTGCTCCTCTCTCTctgataataataaaacaatgtcTGTCCATATACCAGCCTGCCTTCAGTCCTCACCTCAGAGACGGCACCTCCTTCTGGGGTATTTGCTATTCTTGATGTCTCAGTCACAATAAGCATTATCCTTCCATGAATAGAACCTATGATCGTCTTTCCTTTTATGAATCTATTGGTAGCAAGCTGCGGATTTTGGTGCTGTGGGTCATTAACTTACTGTCACTTCCCCTCTTTCCAGGACAAAAATCTAACTTTTACAGAGATAAGGAATCACACTTTGGTTAAAGAGTTCATCCTGTTGGGCATCCCTCGAACCCAGGGGCAAGAAGTTGTGCTGTTTGTGGTGTTCTTCATCTTCTACGCCTGCACTCTGCTAGGAAATCTGCTTATCCTGCTAGCTGTGGTGTCTGATTCCCGCCTCCACACTcctatgtatttctttctttgtaaccTCTCTGTGCTGGACATTGGTTTCTCTTCTGTGAGCACCCCAAAGATGTTGGCCAACCTGCTGGTGAAGAGCCGGGTCATCTCCCTGGATGGCTGCATGTCCCAGGTCTTCTTTTACCACTTCCTAGGCTGCACGGAGTCTCTGCTCTACACGGTGATGGCGTATGACCGATTTGCTGCAATCTGCCACCCGCTGCGTTATGCCATCATCATGAACCGTCGGGCGTGTGCCCTGCTGGTGGCTGGCACCTGGGCTATTAGCTCTTTCCACGCCACAAGTCTCACTACACTGACCTTCCAATTGCCATACTGTGGGTCTAATGAGATAGATTATTTCTTCTGCGACATCTTTCCTGTTGTCAAATTGGCCTGTAGTAACACACTCGTCATTGAGACGGTGAGCTTCACCAACATTGGCCTCATTCCCATGATCTGTTTCCTCCTCATTGTTTGCTCCTACTTGCGCATCATCACTGCAGTGCTAAAGATGCGCTCGGCTGAGGGGCGGCACAAGGCGGCGtccacctgtgcctcccacctCTCTGTGGTCACTCTGTTCTTTGGGCCCTGTGCTCTTGTCTATACCCAGCCGTCTTTGAGTGAGGTGCTGGTCACTCCAGTGCAAATCTTTGCAAGTGTAATCACTCCCATGCTGAACCCCACAATCTATACTTTGAGAAACAAAGATGTCAAGGGCGCCCTGAAGAAACTGGTTGGGGGCCAGATGGTTTCAGAAGGAGGTCACTAGTCACTTGTGGGtaaagctgatttttttcccctcctcattTGTatattaagttaatttttaaaatatatctatgactgttgtaaagatctttttgcAATAAAGAGAAATGGGGAAGCAACTCTAGCTGATCCAAACTGGTGGCATTTCCCCCATCTCAGAGACCAGgcatcagcaaatattttttctaaaggtCCAGATAGTATGTATTTTAGGCTTTGGGAACCAGAGGGTCTCTATCACAAATACAAGATTCTGCTATGGTAGCATGAAAACAGGcatagaatgaatgaataaacacaaatgaatgaaaaaagagaaggctTGATCCAGTGAAATTCCATTTACACAAATAGGCTACAGGCAAGATATTCCCCACAAGCCATAGTTTGCTGATCTCTGTCAGAGGTTACTTGAATTTGAAATCAGTTTTTTTTCAAGGCTACGTTGATAGTGCTTCAAGACTGGACTTTGATGTGGGCTGAGTCCTACCAGGGCACAAGCTGAACTATTGATCAAAGATGGTCAAGGAAGGGATGGGTGTCAGGAACACAGGGAGCACACAGCATCTCAGTGAGACCTGTTATCACTACAGGCTCATCTGAGTATAACCCATGCtaaagtttggccacctgatacaaaggagagaaaccctgatgctgggaaagattgagggcaggagaagaaaggggtgacagaggatgagatgttggatagcatcaccgaatcaatggacatgggtttaagcaaactccaggagacagtgagggacagggaagcctggtgtgctgcagaccatggggttgcagagagcccgacatgacttagtgactgaacaacaaacagtgccaaaaataatgggcttcccaggtggctcagtggtaaagaatgtatcTTCcaatcaggagatgcaggttcagtctctgggtcaggatgatcccctggagaaggaaatggcaacctacttcagtactcttgtctgggaaatcccatggacagaggagtttggcaggctacagtccatggggctgcacagattAGACATAATTTAAAGATTAGACAACAGCAACAATGCCTAGAAATGTACTGATATCTTTGGTCTTGGTACTAGAAATGGTTTGTGGCCAGTTTTCTGAGGCTTGAAGGTCACAGAGGtcattagtagtagtagtgttagtcactcagtcatgtccgactctttgcgatcccacggactgtggcctgccaggctccagaattccagtccatggaattctccaggcaagaatactggagtggattgccatttccttctccagaggatcttcccgacccagggattgaacccgagtctcctgcattgcaggcagattctttatcgtctgagctacagggaagatgcATAGAGGTCATTACTGTTGCTTATAAAAGCAATTTATGTTTACCTCAGAAATTGCTCAGCTTCCCTCTGTTGGTATCAACCACTCCATTAGcatcccagctctaaagctccaAAGGTGACTGGGTGGGCACCTTGGAATATTCTGTTGAAATGACTACCAAGTTTTGTCACAAGATAGGATTATTTTATCTCAGTTTAGCAGAGTTGTCAACAGCGTGAATCTCCTCCTGGAACCTTTAGTTTTTAGACTCCATGCTCAATGGTAAAGGacacaatatgtgtgtgtgttcatgtgtgttaCTATATTTATTCAGCAGTGTGACCAGCCCCTCTGAGGGAGCTGAGAGGGAGCTGAGAAGTAAAGATAGTTCTCTCATTGGGACCATGGACTTTGCATGTTTTATTCACACTCCATGTATTCTGGGAACCTGTGTAAGTTCTTGTTTAACTAACTGAGCAAACTGTGTTATTAGGTGGTACAGGCAACTCGAGCCGGCCTCAGCCTGAGCAGATAGAAAGATATAGATAAAGCCTTCTTTCTAGTGATATTGGGCcaagttctttttttcccatttccacATAAAAGCAGATCCAACAAAAATACTAGCCActttaaatacaatatttaaagtgGCTAGTATATTGGAgggggctttccttgtagctcagtcggtaaaaaatctgtctacaatgcaggagacccgggttcaatgcctgggtcaggaagatctcctggagaagcaaacagcaacccactccagtattcttgcctggagaatcccatggacagaggagcctggcaggatacagtccatggggtcacaagaattgaacacaacttggtgactaaactaCTATTATAGTATAttggagagacttccctggtgaaccactggttaagactctgtacttcttatacaggggatatgggtttgatccttggttggggaactaagataccacatgttgTGCAGAgtggtcaaaaaaataaattaacagggGCTTAGTATACTGGAGCTCCTCTTTTGCCATTCCTAATTCTCCtctgttaaaatataaaatacaagttTCTTCCAAAGGACAGAATCCAACTGTTATAGACACACTGGCAAGATCACACCAACTTCTGATTTTGACCTTTTCTAGAAAGATTGTCATTAACCATGGTTCTTGTGGCATGGGTAGAAGTCTGTGTGATTATTACTCTTAAattgatattaattttatatattgataCATTTGTGTATTCTTACCTTCTATTTTTGTGATTATTCAACAGAGGTTTGGAAAAggattgaaagtgttagttgttcagttgtatccacctcgttgtgaccccgtggactgtaactcaccaggctcctctgtccatagaattctccaggcaagaatactggagtgggttaccatttcttctccaagggatcttcccgacctcaCGATTGACCCtagtctcctatattgcaggcagattctttactgtctgaatcaccaaGAAAAGAACTATCCATCTGAAATCTTGGTGTCTAGTCTAAGAAGTAAGAAAACTAAAAGAATGACTTAAGAAAAGTTGCCTGTATATGGAAAAATAATACTGAGAGGAACTTGGGACAATTGGGAGTTGTCAGGCTTTATCCTCACATCTGTTCTCAAGTccattgaattttttatttatagaggttgttttttttcttaaatctgttACTTTCATCTCCTGAGAGGGACCATTGCCTTACATCTCCTAGAACATACTGTTTCAAATGAACTAATAGTGGAGAAACTTTGACAGCATTTCTAATTCTTCCTAATATCATTCTATGATGTCACATTTTATAAGTATTAAAATCCCTTCTTAGTACAGTTGCTTATTTTCCCACTAACAACACTGTGTTCGTCGTACCTTCTGTTTCCTCTAGTACATGCCATAGGTAGTATTGAGTAAAGGATGTCATCCAACAAGTCCTAGAATATGAAATTGAAAGGTATCaatctgtcttttatttatttttaaattttattttatttttaaattttacaatatagtattggttctgccatatatcgaagtgaatccgccacaggcatacatgtgttccccatcctgaaccctcctccctcctccctccccataccatccctctgggtcgtcgcagtacaccagccccaagcatccagtattgtgcatcgaatctggactggcgactcgtttcatatatgatattatacatatttcaatgccattctcccaaatcatcccaccctctccctctcccacagagtccaaaagactgttctatacatcagtgtctcttttgctgtctcgtatacagggttatcgttaccatctttctaaattccatatatatgcggtagtatactgtattggtgtttttctttatggcttacttcactctgtataataagctccagtttcatccacctcattagaactgattcaaatgtattctttttaatggctgagtaatactctgttgtgtacatgtaccactgctttcttatccattcatctgctgatggacatctaggttgcttccatgtcctggctattataaacagtgctgtgatgaacattggggtacacgtgtctctttcaattctggtttcctcagtgtgtatgcccagcagtgggattgctggatcataaggcagttctatttccagttttttaaggaatctccacactgttctccatagtggctgtactcgtttgcattcccaccaacagtgtaagagagttcccttttctccacatcctctccagcattttttacttgtagacttttggatcacagccattctgactggcgtgaaatggtacctcatagtggttttgatttgcatttctctgataatgagtgatgttgagcatcttttcatgtgtttgttcaaTGTGTCTTACTATATCAAAACTCAGAGCATCCAAGGTTAATCACAGGAAGGAAAATCTTTAGTccttttac is part of the Bos javanicus breed banteng chromosome 29, ARS-OSU_banteng_1.0, whole genome shotgun sequence genome and harbors:
- the LOC133240896 gene encoding olfactory receptor 10D3-like — its product is MIVFPFMNLLVASCGFWCCGSLTYCHFPSFQDKNLTFTEIRNHTLVKEFILLGIPRTQGQEVVLFVVFFIFYACTLLGNLLILLAVVSDSRLHTPMYFFLCNLSVLDIGFSSVSTPKMLANLLVKSRVISLDGCMSQVFFYHFLGCTESLLYTVMAYDRFAAICHPLRYAIIMNRRACALLVAGTWAISSFHATSLTTLTFQLPYCGSNEIDYFFCDIFPVVKLACSNTLVIETVSFTNIGLIPMICFLLIVCSYLRIITAVLKMRSAEGRHKAASTCASHLSVVTLFFGPCALVYTQPSLSEVLVTPVQIFASVITPMLNPTIYTLRNKDVKGALKKLVGGQMVSEGGH